In the Ruminococcus sp. OA3 genome, one interval contains:
- a CDS encoding SpoIIE family protein phosphatase: MQDLIIAMLAISAILILRDMAKIVFWGRKKEDPVYDCHPQKERMEQYAQSLQKLADTFYQMPCRRERLSNSEIEGIFAKMQDKLCSRCPKKEICWRQQSIMTCQKVCDMLCLIEEGNAEKILRAQGDWYADCLNAGKFVEYLQDEFQNARQNLIWNNRQIENRVAVAEQLNEVAHTIQKVAADLYDIAAVSGDMEQRVKKIMQKRHVLVKQIWMMEKPDEKMKLFLTMRVRGGQCIAVSEVASILSEMYDRRLVPARDSRAIVNSDVRTVLFVEDTNYKVLYGVAKVTKENETVSGDNYVCTQGEEQFVMCLSDGMGSGLEACQESEAVVEILEQFLTTGFSRETAARMLNSALVLQRRDGMYSTVDICALNLYTGVCEFLKAGAATTFIKRDQWVEAISSTTLAAGLLQQMDFETTTKKMYDGDYLIMVTDGVLDALPKEREEETMKEIILQVHSTQPREVGRNIMEKVMGYCGYRAGDDMTVLVAGVWRK; the protein is encoded by the coding sequence ATGCAGGATTTAATCATTGCCATGCTCGCGATCAGTGCGATACTGATACTTCGGGACATGGCAAAAATTGTCTTTTGGGGGAGAAAAAAGGAAGATCCCGTCTACGACTGTCATCCGCAGAAGGAACGGATGGAACAGTATGCACAGTCATTGCAGAAACTGGCAGACACGTTTTATCAGATGCCGTGCCGGAGGGAGCGCCTGAGCAACAGCGAGATAGAAGGGATCTTCGCGAAGATGCAGGATAAACTCTGCAGCAGATGTCCGAAAAAGGAAATCTGCTGGAGGCAGCAAAGCATTATGACGTGTCAGAAGGTGTGTGACATGCTCTGCCTGATTGAGGAGGGCAATGCGGAAAAAATTTTAAGGGCACAGGGAGACTGGTATGCAGACTGCCTGAACGCAGGTAAATTCGTGGAATACCTGCAGGATGAATTCCAGAATGCAAGGCAAAATCTGATCTGGAACAATCGACAGATAGAAAACAGAGTTGCAGTTGCGGAGCAGTTAAATGAAGTCGCACATACGATTCAGAAGGTTGCGGCAGATTTGTATGATATTGCAGCGGTTTCCGGAGATATGGAGCAGCGGGTCAAAAAGATCATGCAGAAGCGCCACGTTCTCGTGAAACAGATATGGATGATGGAAAAGCCGGATGAGAAGATGAAACTTTTTCTGACGATGCGGGTCAGAGGCGGACAGTGCATTGCAGTCAGTGAAGTGGCTTCCATACTGTCCGAAATGTACGACCGCAGACTCGTTCCTGCAAGGGACAGCCGGGCTATCGTGAACAGCGATGTGCGTACGGTATTGTTTGTGGAGGACACAAATTATAAAGTGCTCTATGGTGTTGCAAAAGTCACGAAAGAAAATGAAACCGTATCCGGTGATAATTATGTCTGCACACAGGGAGAGGAGCAGTTTGTCATGTGTCTGTCGGATGGAATGGGTTCAGGTCTGGAGGCGTGTCAGGAGAGTGAGGCAGTGGTAGAGATTCTGGAACAGTTTCTCACAACCGGGTTCTCGCGGGAGACGGCGGCACGTATGCTGAATTCAGCGCTTGTACTGCAGCGCAGGGATGGTATGTACTCGACCGTTGATATCTGTGCATTGAATCTCTACACCGGAGTATGCGAATTTTTAAAAGCGGGGGCCGCCACCACCTTTATCAAACGTGACCAGTGGGTGGAGGCGATCTCGTCGACGACACTTGCGGCGGGTCTGCTTCAGCAGATGGATTTTGAGACGACGACCAAAAAAATGTATGACGGGGATTATCTGATCATGGTAACAGACGGGGTGCTGGATGCACTTCCGAAAGAGAGGGAAGAGGAGACGATGAAAGAGATCATTCTGCAGGTACATAGCACGCAGCCCAGGGAAGTTGGGCGCAATATCATGGAAAAAGTCATGGGATACTGCGGTTACCGCGCGGGAGACGATATGACAGTGCTTGTGGCAGGTGTCTGGAGAAAATAG
- the tilS gene encoding tRNA lysidine(34) synthetase TilS, translated as MQKRVLDFIRQHHMISDGDRIVAGVSGGADSVCLFSILRRLQEQIPFTFAVVHVNHMLRGEEAKADERFVHELCRRHDITCRIFRENVAGIAEREKLSLEEAGRRVRYQAFERFSREWGADKTALAHHQNDCAETMLYHLARGTGLRGLCSLRPVRNSVIRPLLCMNRSEIEQYLKEEKIEYRTDSTNMDEEYTRNKIRHRMMPYLTEEINPRAVEHMAATAQSLEEVQDYLDEMTEILMEKYVQESGDSLLADNQLAREPLLLQKCVLQKCLEQSAGTKKDFTRVHLEEICALFARETGKCLHLPYSLVVTRTYRGLAFRRADIREQYGTLPAFFCEQLKIPGDTQIEKWTVQCELLRNSMQRIPQKTYTKWLDYDRIKDTLVIRTRLPGDYIRINEEGGRKKIKDYFIDLKIPREERDKILLLAAGSEVLWVVGHRISQACMVRDSTECILRIQIKGGSIHE; from the coding sequence ATGCAAAAGAGGGTTCTGGATTTCATACGGCAGCATCATATGATCAGCGACGGGGACAGGATTGTGGCAGGGGTATCCGGCGGCGCAGATTCCGTCTGCCTGTTTTCTATACTGCGCAGACTGCAGGAACAGATACCGTTTACGTTTGCTGTGGTGCATGTCAACCACATGCTCAGAGGCGAAGAAGCGAAAGCAGATGAAAGATTTGTACACGAACTGTGCCGGAGGCATGACATCACATGCAGGATCTTCAGGGAAAACGTTGCCGGGATCGCTGAGCGGGAAAAGCTTTCACTCGAAGAGGCCGGCCGCCGTGTACGCTACCAGGCATTTGAAAGATTTTCACGTGAGTGGGGGGCAGATAAAACGGCACTGGCTCATCACCAGAATGACTGTGCGGAGACCATGCTGTATCATCTGGCACGTGGAACGGGACTTCGGGGGCTCTGCAGCCTGCGTCCGGTCCGAAATTCTGTGATTCGTCCTCTTTTGTGTATGAACCGCTCGGAAATTGAGCAGTATTTAAAGGAAGAGAAGATAGAATACCGTACAGACAGTACGAATATGGATGAGGAATATACGAGAAATAAAATCCGGCATCGGATGATGCCGTATCTGACAGAAGAGATCAATCCACGTGCAGTGGAGCACATGGCTGCAACTGCACAGAGTCTGGAAGAAGTTCAGGATTATCTTGATGAAATGACGGAGATTCTGATGGAGAAATATGTACAGGAGTCAGGTGACAGTCTTCTTGCAGATAATCAGCTGGCCCGTGAACCGCTTCTTCTTCAGAAGTGTGTGCTGCAAAAATGCCTGGAGCAGTCCGCAGGGACAAAAAAAGATTTTACCAGAGTACATCTGGAAGAAATCTGTGCATTGTTCGCCAGGGAAACCGGAAAATGCCTGCATCTTCCGTACAGCCTTGTCGTTACAAGGACATACCGGGGACTGGCATTTCGAAGAGCTGATATCCGTGAACAGTATGGGACGCTTCCGGCATTTTTCTGCGAGCAGCTGAAGATTCCCGGAGATACACAGATTGAAAAATGGACGGTACAATGTGAATTATTGAGAAATTCCATGCAAAGAATTCCACAAAAAACATATACGAAATGGTTGGATTATGATAGAATAAAAGATACTTTGGTGATTCGGACCAGGCTTCCGGGAGATTATATCAGGATCAATGAGGAAGGCGGCAGAAAGAAGATCAAAGATTATTTTATCGACCTCAAGATTCCGCGGGAGGAGCGGGATAAAATCCTTCTGCTGGCAGCAGGGTCAGAGGTCTTATGGGTGGTGGGTCACCGGATCAGCCAGGCATGCATGGTCCGTGATTCGACGGAATGCATTTTACGGATTCAGATAAAAGGAGGAAGTATTCATGAGTGA
- the ftsH gene encoding ATP-dependent zinc metalloprotease FtsH, whose product MNRQSRGLLLYFIVAVILVGSFMYLSGRMQQSEEYTNKEYEAALDGGQISSVGIVQNKQIPTGQLDVVLKDGSRRQLNVSDVNEIQEQLKEKNVEYHVYDVPKDNTFLTTILPILVSVGLVLVLMMFMTRSMNGGGGSNAKMMNFGKSRARMSTESDKKITFKEVAGLEEEKEDLVEIVDFLKEPQKYVKVGARIPKGVLLVGPPGTGKTLMAKAVAGEAGVPFFSISGSDFVEMFVGVGASRVRDLFEEGKKHSPCIIFIDEIDAVARRRGTGMGGGHDEREQTLNQLLVEMDGFGVNEGIIVMAATNRVDILDPAILRPGRFDRRVVVGAPDVKGREEILKVHANGKPLGEDVDFRQIAQTTAGFTGAELENLLNEAAILAAKEDRSYLMQKDIKDAFIKVGIGTEKKSKVISDKEKRITAYHEAGHAILCYVLPDIDPVYTISIIPTGMGAAGYTMRLPEKDELFNTRGEMMENIQVCLGGRIAEEIIFDDITTGASQDIKQATSIAKAMVTKYGMSSEVGLVAYGDDQDEVFIGRDLAHARGFSESVASTIDKEVKRLIDTCYEKAKQIILEHEEVLHSCTKLLLEKEKIGREEFESLFEKAETV is encoded by the coding sequence GTGAACAGACAATCAAGAGGATTACTGCTGTATTTTATAGTGGCAGTCATACTGGTCGGCAGTTTTATGTATCTGTCGGGAAGAATGCAGCAATCCGAGGAATATACTAATAAAGAGTACGAGGCAGCGCTTGATGGCGGTCAGATCTCTTCTGTGGGCATTGTCCAGAACAAACAGATCCCGACAGGACAGCTGGACGTGGTGCTGAAAGACGGGAGCAGGAGACAGCTGAATGTAAGTGATGTCAATGAGATTCAGGAACAGCTGAAGGAAAAGAATGTAGAATATCACGTATACGATGTGCCGAAGGACAATACGTTCCTGACGACGATCCTTCCGATTCTGGTATCGGTCGGACTGGTGCTGGTACTGATGATGTTTATGACACGCTCTATGAACGGTGGCGGGGGAAGCAATGCCAAGATGATGAATTTTGGAAAGAGCCGTGCCAGGATGTCCACTGAGAGTGATAAAAAGATAACTTTTAAAGAAGTAGCGGGCCTGGAGGAAGAAAAGGAGGATCTGGTAGAAATTGTGGATTTCCTGAAGGAGCCTCAGAAATACGTGAAGGTAGGTGCAAGGATTCCCAAAGGTGTGCTGCTTGTTGGACCGCCCGGAACCGGTAAAACACTGATGGCTAAGGCCGTTGCGGGGGAAGCGGGGGTTCCTTTTTTCAGCATTTCCGGTTCGGATTTTGTTGAGATGTTCGTCGGAGTCGGTGCATCACGTGTTCGTGACCTGTTTGAAGAGGGAAAGAAGCACAGTCCGTGCATTATTTTTATTGACGAGATCGATGCCGTTGCAAGAAGAAGAGGAACCGGAATGGGCGGAGGCCACGATGAGCGTGAGCAGACGCTGAATCAGCTGCTGGTGGAGATGGACGGATTTGGTGTCAATGAAGGTATCATTGTGATGGCGGCAACAAACCGTGTGGATATTCTGGACCCGGCGATCCTGCGCCCCGGACGATTTGACCGCCGTGTTGTAGTTGGCGCTCCGGATGTCAAAGGGCGTGAAGAAATCCTGAAAGTACATGCAAATGGAAAACCACTCGGTGAAGATGTGGATTTCAGGCAGATCGCACAGACAACAGCCGGATTTACAGGAGCAGAACTTGAGAATCTGCTGAATGAAGCGGCGATCCTGGCAGCGAAAGAAGACCGGTCTTACCTGATGCAGAAAGATATCAAGGACGCATTTATCAAGGTGGGAATCGGGACAGAAAAGAAAAGTAAAGTCATCTCAGATAAGGAAAAACGGATTACGGCCTATCATGAGGCGGGCCATGCGATTCTATGTTATGTGCTGCCGGATATTGATCCTGTCTATACTATTTCCATTATACCGACGGGAATGGGGGCGGCCGGATACACCATGCGGCTTCCGGAGAAAGATGAGCTTTTTAATACCCGTGGTGAGATGATGGAGAATATTCAGGTATGCCTGGGAGGGCGTATTGCGGAAGAAATTATATTCGACGATATCACAACAGGGGCATCTCAGGATATTAAACAGGCGACCTCCATTGCTAAAGCGATGGTGACGAAATACGGAATGTCATCTGAGGTCGGTCTGGTTGCATACGGAGATGACCAGGATGAGGTCTTTATCGGACGTGATCTGGCACATGCCCGCGGTTTCAGCGAGAGTGTAGCTTCCACGATTGATAAAGAGGTAAAACGGCTGATTGATACCTGTTATGAGAAGGCAAAACAGATCATACTGGAACATGAAGAGGTGCTTCACAGCTGTACAAAATTATTGCTTGAAAAAGAAAAAATAGGACGTGAGGAGTTTGAGTCCTTATTTGAAAAGGCGGAAACTGTATAA
- a CDS encoding alpha-glycosidase encodes MDLQFYRELENRLNYIHKMKPLLSKEALHSDESEYYQFPSGASAGDRVTIRLRTKKSNADAVYLISGSLRKEMFVAMTKDGFDYYETQVVLGEETMHYYFEIQAGKLTCYYNELGVTKDLNELYSFGIVPGFKTPEWAKGAVMYQIFVDRFYNGDKSNDVLSGEYSYIGEQVFQETEWGKPPQAMDVRTFYGGDLQGVIDKLDYLQDLGIEVLYLNPIFVSPSNHKYDIQDYDYVDPHYGKIVSDNGDLLGPGDLENTHATRYINRVTGLDNLEASNKLFIKLVEELHKRGMKLILDGVFNHCGSFNKWLDRERIYENDEHYQKGAYVDYNSPYQTFFKFNNEHAWPYNEFYDGWWGHDTLPKLNYERSPMLEAYIMYIAKKWVSPPYNADGWRLDVAADLGHSAEYNHQFWKKFRRAVKEANPEALILAEHYGDAKEWLEGDEWDTVMNYDAFMEPVSWFLTGMEKHSDQFRPDLLGNGESFTLAMKYHMSRFYGPSLHVAMNELDNHDHSRFLTRTNQKVGRVAHLGSAAAEEGVNKAVLREAVVIQMTWPGAPTLYYGDEAGVCGFTDPDNRRTYPWGAEDTELLEFYRQAIAMHKQYPVLRKGSLRQLMYGYNIMAYGRFSPDEQIAVIINNRDEETDVEVPVWELGMDCIHDKVMEQVFYSDAGGYRNEKKSYPVVAGILSITMPPRGAVVLYRKE; translated from the coding sequence ATGGATTTACAATTTTATCGTGAGCTGGAGAACCGCCTGAATTATATTCATAAGATGAAACCGCTATTGAGCAAGGAGGCGCTGCACAGTGATGAGTCTGAGTATTATCAGTTCCCAAGCGGTGCCTCTGCCGGCGACAGAGTCACCATACGCCTTCGCACCAAAAAGAGCAATGCGGATGCGGTGTATCTGATCAGTGGTTCACTTCGCAAAGAAATGTTTGTTGCAATGACAAAAGACGGATTCGACTATTACGAAACACAGGTAGTGCTGGGCGAGGAAACCATGCATTACTATTTTGAAATCCAAGCGGGAAAACTGACCTGTTATTATAATGAACTGGGTGTGACAAAAGATTTGAACGAACTGTATTCGTTTGGAATTGTTCCTGGATTTAAGACACCGGAATGGGCAAAAGGTGCAGTGATGTATCAGATCTTTGTGGACCGTTTTTATAATGGAGATAAGTCCAATGATGTTTTGAGCGGAGAATACTCCTACATCGGCGAACAGGTATTCCAGGAGACAGAGTGGGGAAAGCCGCCTCAGGCAATGGATGTCAGAACATTTTACGGAGGGGACCTGCAGGGGGTGATCGACAAGCTGGATTATCTTCAGGATCTGGGAATCGAGGTGTTGTACCTGAATCCTATTTTTGTGTCGCCGTCAAATCACAAGTACGATATTCAGGACTATGATTATGTTGATCCTCATTATGGAAAAATCGTATCGGATAACGGTGATTTGCTGGGACCGGGAGATCTTGAGAACACTCATGCGACGAGGTATATCAACCGCGTGACAGGGCTTGACAATCTGGAAGCCAGCAATAAGCTGTTTATCAAACTGGTTGAAGAGTTACATAAGCGCGGGATGAAGCTGATTCTTGACGGTGTGTTCAATCACTGTGGTTCATTTAATAAATGGCTGGACCGCGAACGCATTTATGAAAATGATGAGCATTATCAGAAAGGCGCTTATGTTGACTATAACAGTCCATATCAAACATTTTTTAAATTTAATAATGAACACGCATGGCCGTACAATGAGTTCTATGACGGCTGGTGGGGACACGATACGCTGCCGAAGCTGAATTATGAGAGATCTCCCATGCTCGAGGCGTATATCATGTATATCGCTAAAAAATGGGTATCACCGCCTTATAATGCGGATGGCTGGAGACTTGATGTGGCGGCTGATCTGGGACACAGTGCGGAATATAACCATCAGTTCTGGAAGAAGTTCCGCAGGGCTGTCAAGGAAGCCAATCCGGAAGCCCTGATCCTGGCTGAACATTACGGTGACGCAAAAGAATGGCTGGAGGGCGACGAATGGGATACTGTCATGAACTACGATGCGTTTATGGAACCGGTATCCTGGTTTCTGACAGGGATGGAAAAACACAGCGATCAGTTCAGGCCTGACCTGCTAGGAAACGGGGAATCTTTTACTCTGGCGATGAAATACCACATGTCGCGTTTTTATGGACCGTCACTGCATGTGGCAATGAATGAGCTGGATAACCATGATCATTCGCGTTTCCTGACCAGAACGAATCAAAAAGTCGGAAGAGTTGCACACCTTGGTTCAGCTGCGGCTGAAGAAGGTGTTAACAAAGCGGTGCTGAGGGAGGCTGTTGTCATACAGATGACATGGCCGGGAGCTCCGACACTGTATTATGGGGATGAGGCAGGTGTCTGTGGCTTTACAGATCCGGATAACCGCAGAACATATCCATGGGGAGCTGAGGATACGGAACTGTTGGAGTTCTACAGGCAGGCAATTGCAATGCATAAGCAGTATCCAGTCCTCAGAAAAGGTTCTCTGCGTCAGCTGATGTATGGATATAATATTATGGCATATGGCCGTTTCTCGCCGGATGAGCAGATTGCAGTCATCATAAATAACCGTGACGAAGAGACGGATGTGGAAGTGCCGGTATGGGAACTGGGGATGGACTGCATCCATGATAAGGTGATGGAACAGGTCTTTTATTCAGACGCCGGGGGATACCGTAATGAAAAGAAATCTTATCCGGTGGTTGCCGGTATTCTGAGTATCACGATGCCCCCTCGCGGAGCTGTCGTACTTTACCGAAAAGAATGA